Proteins encoded by one window of Colletes latitarsis isolate SP2378_abdomen chromosome 5, iyColLati1, whole genome shotgun sequence:
- the Caper gene encoding RNA-binding protein 39-like protein Caper isoform X3, whose translation MHLKYEEQDSSSKDKSSKENGSSRKSSGKSKHRSRSRSRSRDRREKDRRDRDRDRDKDRDRDRDRGDRRRRSRSRDRRDRDRDRDNDRDNRDRRDRDRDRDRRRKRSLTPITLPRARPPFGKGVSPLGIRNDELTPEERDARTVFCMQLSQRIRARDLEEFFSSVGKVQDVRLITCNKTRRFKGIAYVEFKDPESVTLALGLSGQKLLGVPIVVQHTQAEKNRMGNSMPNLMPKGQTGPMRLYVGSLHFNITEDMLRGIFEPFGKIDNIQLIMDPETGRSKGYGFLTFRNADDAKKALEQLNGFELAGRPMKVGNVTERTDLIQGPSLLDTDELDRSGIDLGATGRLQLMFKLAEGTGLEIPPAAANALNMAPVMSTPQPPPQAAPPIATQCFMLSNMFDPQNETNPNWAKEIRDDVIEECNKHGGVLHVYVDQASPQGNVYVKCPSIATAVAAVNSLHGRWFAGRVITAAYVPVVNYHSLFPDAMTALQLLVPSAPRRGM comes from the exons ATGCACTTGAAATACGAG GAGCAGGACTCCTCATCCAAAGACAAATCTTCCAAGGAGAATGGGTCTAGCCGCAAATCGTCTGG GAAGAGCAAACATCGTTCTCGTTCCCGTTCTCGATCGCGAGACCGCAGGGAGAAAGATCGTCGCGATCGCGATAGAGACAGAGATAAAGATCGTGACAGAGACCGCGATCGTGGTGATCGTCGACGCAGATCAAGATCGAGAGATCGAAGAGACCGCGACAGAGACAGAGACAATGACAGAGATAATAGGGATCGACGGGATAGAGATCGGGATCGAGATCGAAGAAGAAAACGATCGCTTACACCGATTACACTTCCCCGAGCAAGACCACCATTTGGAAAAGGTGTCAGTCCCCTTGGAAT TAGAAACGATGAGTTGACGCCAGAAGAGCGCGATGCTCGTACAGTATTTTGTATGCAACTAAGTCAACGCATACGTGCACGCGATTTAGAAGAATTCTTCTCCAGTGTTGGTAAAGTTCAAGATGTCCGACTTATTACTTGCAACAAGACAAGGAGGTTTAAGGGTATAGCGTATGTTGAGTTCAAAGATCCGGAAAGCGTTACACTG gcACTCGGATTATCGGGTCAAAAGCTATTGGGTGTTCCTATAGTAGTACAACACACTCAAGCTGAAAAGAATCGTATGGGCAATTCAATGCCAAATCTTATGCCAAAGGGTCAGACAGGACCAATGAGATTATACGTTGGATCTCTTCATTTTAATATTACAGAAGACATGCTTCGTGGTATTTTCGAACCTTTTGGGAAAATTGACAATATTCAATTAATTATGGATCCAGAAACTGGTAGAAGCAAAGGCTATGGATTTTTAACC TTTAGAAACGCCGACGACGCGAAAAAAGCTTTAGAACAATTGAACGGTTTTGAACTTGCTGGGAGACCTATGAAAGTTGGTAACGTCACAGAACGTACAGACTTAATACAGGGACCATCGCTTCTCGATACAGACGAATTGGATCGAAGCGGTATTGACCTTGGTGCTACTGGAAG GTTACAACTGATGTTTAAATTGGCAGAAGGAACCGGTCTTGAAATTCCTCCTGCAGCTGCGAACGCGTTGAACATGGCTCCTGTTATGTCGACGCCACAACCACCCCCACAAGCTGCCCCGCCTATAGCAACACAATGTTTTATGTTGTCGAACATGTTCGATCCACAAAA CGAGACAAATCCAAATTGGGCGAAAGAGATTCGCGACGATGTGATCGAGGAATGTAATAAACATGGTGGCGTGTTACACGTGTACGTGGATCAAGCCTCTCCTCAAGGTAACGTTTATGTCAAGTGTCCATCAATTGCGACGGCGGTAGCGGCCGTTAATTCGTTACATGGTCGATGGTTTGCGGGACGGGTGATAACGGCCGCGTACGTGCCAGTTGTGAACTATCATTCGCTATTTCCGGACGCGATGACCGCGTTACAGTTACTGGTTCCAAGCGCGCCAAGAAGAGGGATGTGA
- the Caper gene encoding RNA-binding protein 39-like protein Caper isoform X2, with protein sequence MAEDLDVEAMLEAPYKKGEQDSSSKDKSSKENGSSRKSSGKSKHRSRSRSRSRDRREKDRRDRDRDRDKDRDRDRDRGDRRRRSRSRDRRDRDRDRDNDRDNRDRRDRDRDRDRRRKRSLTPITLPRARPPFGKGVSPLGIRNDELTPEERDARTVFCMQLSQRIRARDLEEFFSSVGKVQDVRLITCNKTRRFKGIAYVEFKDPESVTLALGLSGQKLLGVPIVVQHTQAEKNRMGNSMPNLMPKGQTGPMRLYVGSLHFNITEDMLRGIFEPFGKIDNIQLIMDPETGRSKGYGFLTFRNADDAKKALEQLNGFELAGRPMKVGNVTERTDLIQGPSLLDTDELDRSGIDLGATGRLQLMFKLAEGTGLEIPPAAANALNMAPVMSTPQPPPQAAPPIATQCFMLSNMFDPQNETNPNWAKEIRDDVIEECNKHGGVLHVYVDQASPQGNVYVKCPSIATAVAAVNSLHGRWFAGRVITAAYVPVVNYHSLFPDAMTALQLLVPSAPRRGM encoded by the exons ATGGCGGAGGATTTGGATGTCGAGGCGATGCTGGAGGCGCCATACAAAAAAGGG GAGCAGGACTCCTCATCCAAAGACAAATCTTCCAAGGAGAATGGGTCTAGCCGCAAATCGTCTGG GAAGAGCAAACATCGTTCTCGTTCCCGTTCTCGATCGCGAGACCGCAGGGAGAAAGATCGTCGCGATCGCGATAGAGACAGAGATAAAGATCGTGACAGAGACCGCGATCGTGGTGATCGTCGACGCAGATCAAGATCGAGAGATCGAAGAGACCGCGACAGAGACAGAGACAATGACAGAGATAATAGGGATCGACGGGATAGAGATCGGGATCGAGATCGAAGAAGAAAACGATCGCTTACACCGATTACACTTCCCCGAGCAAGACCACCATTTGGAAAAGGTGTCAGTCCCCTTGGAAT TAGAAACGATGAGTTGACGCCAGAAGAGCGCGATGCTCGTACAGTATTTTGTATGCAACTAAGTCAACGCATACGTGCACGCGATTTAGAAGAATTCTTCTCCAGTGTTGGTAAAGTTCAAGATGTCCGACTTATTACTTGCAACAAGACAAGGAGGTTTAAGGGTATAGCGTATGTTGAGTTCAAAGATCCGGAAAGCGTTACACTG gcACTCGGATTATCGGGTCAAAAGCTATTGGGTGTTCCTATAGTAGTACAACACACTCAAGCTGAAAAGAATCGTATGGGCAATTCAATGCCAAATCTTATGCCAAAGGGTCAGACAGGACCAATGAGATTATACGTTGGATCTCTTCATTTTAATATTACAGAAGACATGCTTCGTGGTATTTTCGAACCTTTTGGGAAAATTGACAATATTCAATTAATTATGGATCCAGAAACTGGTAGAAGCAAAGGCTATGGATTTTTAACC TTTAGAAACGCCGACGACGCGAAAAAAGCTTTAGAACAATTGAACGGTTTTGAACTTGCTGGGAGACCTATGAAAGTTGGTAACGTCACAGAACGTACAGACTTAATACAGGGACCATCGCTTCTCGATACAGACGAATTGGATCGAAGCGGTATTGACCTTGGTGCTACTGGAAG GTTACAACTGATGTTTAAATTGGCAGAAGGAACCGGTCTTGAAATTCCTCCTGCAGCTGCGAACGCGTTGAACATGGCTCCTGTTATGTCGACGCCACAACCACCCCCACAAGCTGCCCCGCCTATAGCAACACAATGTTTTATGTTGTCGAACATGTTCGATCCACAAAA CGAGACAAATCCAAATTGGGCGAAAGAGATTCGCGACGATGTGATCGAGGAATGTAATAAACATGGTGGCGTGTTACACGTGTACGTGGATCAAGCCTCTCCTCAAGGTAACGTTTATGTCAAGTGTCCATCAATTGCGACGGCGGTAGCGGCCGTTAATTCGTTACATGGTCGATGGTTTGCGGGACGGGTGATAACGGCCGCGTACGTGCCAGTTGTGAACTATCATTCGCTATTTCCGGACGCGATGACCGCGTTACAGTTACTGGTTCCAAGCGCGCCAAGAAGAGGGATGTGA
- the Caper gene encoding RNA-binding protein 39-like protein Caper isoform X1 produces MRGISESSPTRAMAEDLDVEAMLEAPYKKGEQDSSSKDKSSKENGSSRKSSGKSKHRSRSRSRSRDRREKDRRDRDRDRDKDRDRDRDRGDRRRRSRSRDRRDRDRDRDNDRDNRDRRDRDRDRDRRRKRSLTPITLPRARPPFGKGVSPLGIRNDELTPEERDARTVFCMQLSQRIRARDLEEFFSSVGKVQDVRLITCNKTRRFKGIAYVEFKDPESVTLALGLSGQKLLGVPIVVQHTQAEKNRMGNSMPNLMPKGQTGPMRLYVGSLHFNITEDMLRGIFEPFGKIDNIQLIMDPETGRSKGYGFLTFRNADDAKKALEQLNGFELAGRPMKVGNVTERTDLIQGPSLLDTDELDRSGIDLGATGRLQLMFKLAEGTGLEIPPAAANALNMAPVMSTPQPPPQAAPPIATQCFMLSNMFDPQNETNPNWAKEIRDDVIEECNKHGGVLHVYVDQASPQGNVYVKCPSIATAVAAVNSLHGRWFAGRVITAAYVPVVNYHSLFPDAMTALQLLVPSAPRRGM; encoded by the exons ATGCGTGGTATTTCAGAAAGCTCTCCTACTCGCGCAATGGCGGAGGATTTGGATGTCGAGGCGATGCTGGAGGCGCCATACAAAAAAGGG GAGCAGGACTCCTCATCCAAAGACAAATCTTCCAAGGAGAATGGGTCTAGCCGCAAATCGTCTGG GAAGAGCAAACATCGTTCTCGTTCCCGTTCTCGATCGCGAGACCGCAGGGAGAAAGATCGTCGCGATCGCGATAGAGACAGAGATAAAGATCGTGACAGAGACCGCGATCGTGGTGATCGTCGACGCAGATCAAGATCGAGAGATCGAAGAGACCGCGACAGAGACAGAGACAATGACAGAGATAATAGGGATCGACGGGATAGAGATCGGGATCGAGATCGAAGAAGAAAACGATCGCTTACACCGATTACACTTCCCCGAGCAAGACCACCATTTGGAAAAGGTGTCAGTCCCCTTGGAAT TAGAAACGATGAGTTGACGCCAGAAGAGCGCGATGCTCGTACAGTATTTTGTATGCAACTAAGTCAACGCATACGTGCACGCGATTTAGAAGAATTCTTCTCCAGTGTTGGTAAAGTTCAAGATGTCCGACTTATTACTTGCAACAAGACAAGGAGGTTTAAGGGTATAGCGTATGTTGAGTTCAAAGATCCGGAAAGCGTTACACTG gcACTCGGATTATCGGGTCAAAAGCTATTGGGTGTTCCTATAGTAGTACAACACACTCAAGCTGAAAAGAATCGTATGGGCAATTCAATGCCAAATCTTATGCCAAAGGGTCAGACAGGACCAATGAGATTATACGTTGGATCTCTTCATTTTAATATTACAGAAGACATGCTTCGTGGTATTTTCGAACCTTTTGGGAAAATTGACAATATTCAATTAATTATGGATCCAGAAACTGGTAGAAGCAAAGGCTATGGATTTTTAACC TTTAGAAACGCCGACGACGCGAAAAAAGCTTTAGAACAATTGAACGGTTTTGAACTTGCTGGGAGACCTATGAAAGTTGGTAACGTCACAGAACGTACAGACTTAATACAGGGACCATCGCTTCTCGATACAGACGAATTGGATCGAAGCGGTATTGACCTTGGTGCTACTGGAAG GTTACAACTGATGTTTAAATTGGCAGAAGGAACCGGTCTTGAAATTCCTCCTGCAGCTGCGAACGCGTTGAACATGGCTCCTGTTATGTCGACGCCACAACCACCCCCACAAGCTGCCCCGCCTATAGCAACACAATGTTTTATGTTGTCGAACATGTTCGATCCACAAAA CGAGACAAATCCAAATTGGGCGAAAGAGATTCGCGACGATGTGATCGAGGAATGTAATAAACATGGTGGCGTGTTACACGTGTACGTGGATCAAGCCTCTCCTCAAGGTAACGTTTATGTCAAGTGTCCATCAATTGCGACGGCGGTAGCGGCCGTTAATTCGTTACATGGTCGATGGTTTGCGGGACGGGTGATAACGGCCGCGTACGTGCCAGTTGTGAACTATCATTCGCTATTTCCGGACGCGATGACCGCGTTACAGTTACTGGTTCCAAGCGCGCCAAGAAGAGGGATGTGA